A genomic window from Herbiconiux aconitum includes:
- a CDS encoding TfoX/Sxy family protein: MAAPINSEEALERWDLLAAELGDPAIARSRMMGRPILTREGTMFACLNGDSVGFKLGAATPEHEGALLVPGAELFDPSGKGRPFKDWVSIPVAEADQWLPFAQCAVMHVMEAGPGSAPGS, translated from the coding sequence ATGGCCGCACCGATCAACTCGGAAGAGGCGCTCGAACGCTGGGACCTGCTCGCCGCCGAACTCGGCGACCCCGCCATCGCCCGCTCGCGCATGATGGGGCGCCCCATCCTCACCCGTGAGGGCACGATGTTCGCGTGCCTCAACGGTGACAGCGTCGGCTTCAAGCTCGGTGCGGCGACCCCGGAGCACGAGGGGGCGCTTCTCGTGCCGGGCGCGGAGCTGTTCGACCCGTCGGGCAAGGGGCGTCCGTTCAAGGACTGGGTGAGCATCCCGGTGGCCGAGGCAGATCAGTGGCTGCCGTTCGCGCAGTGCGCGGTGATGCACGTGATGGAGGCCGGCCCCGGCAGCGCTCCCGGTTCCTGA
- a CDS encoding TetR/AcrR family transcriptional regulator: MPSPESAEPRRMRADARQNVDALLDAAKDVFAESGVDAPVRTVAERAGVGVGTLYRHFPQRSDLISAVFRREMDACVDAAVEIEAAYPPGEALDRWVMRYTQFVATKRGLSAALHSGDSAYEPLAGYFSTRLVPTLSRLLESARDAGEQIAPVSPHEFLGAVADLCHSGARSSAEASGRAERMVGLLLAGLRA; the protein is encoded by the coding sequence ATGCCGTCTCCCGAGAGCGCCGAACCGCGCCGGATGCGCGCCGACGCCCGCCAGAACGTCGACGCCCTGCTCGACGCGGCGAAAGACGTCTTCGCGGAGTCGGGGGTCGACGCCCCCGTGCGCACCGTCGCCGAACGAGCCGGCGTGGGGGTCGGCACGCTCTACCGTCACTTCCCTCAGCGATCAGACCTCATCTCCGCCGTGTTCCGCCGCGAAATGGACGCCTGCGTCGACGCGGCCGTCGAGATCGAGGCCGCGTATCCCCCTGGCGAGGCTCTCGATCGCTGGGTCATGAGGTACACGCAGTTCGTCGCGACGAAACGCGGACTTTCGGCGGCTCTGCACTCGGGCGATTCCGCGTACGAGCCGCTCGCCGGGTACTTCTCCACCCGCCTCGTTCCGACGCTGAGCCGTCTGCTGGAGTCGGCACGTGACGCCGGCGAGCAGATCGCGCCCGTCTCGCCGCACGAGTTCCTCGGGGCGGTCGCCGATCTCTGCCACAGCGGCGCACGGTCGAGCGCCGAAGCGTCGGGCCGAGCCGAGCGGATGGTCGGCCTCCTGCTGGCCGGGCTCCGCGCGTAG
- a CDS encoding alpha/beta fold hydrolase: MAFITVGQENSTDINLYYEDHGAGQTVVLIHGFPLDGHSWERQTAALLAAGYRVITYDRRGFGQSSRPTTGYDYDTFAADLDTVLEALDVRDAVLAGFSMGTGEVGRYLGNYGSDRVAKAVFLASLEPYLIKTDDNPAGAGPLEFFEGIADQVRADPYAYYTGFYQDFYNLDENLGSRISEEAVRNSWNVAAGASSYAAAAVPTTWASDFRKDIAKIAALDVPTLIVHGTADRILPIDATGRPFSALLANARYVEIEGAPHGMLWTHALEVNEALLAFLAA, encoded by the coding sequence ATGGCGTTCATCACCGTCGGCCAAGAGAACTCGACCGACATCAACCTCTACTACGAAGATCACGGAGCCGGTCAGACAGTCGTGCTGATCCACGGCTTTCCGCTCGACGGCCACTCGTGGGAGCGCCAGACCGCTGCGCTGCTCGCCGCCGGCTACCGGGTGATCACCTACGATCGTCGCGGATTCGGCCAGTCGAGCCGGCCCACCACGGGCTACGACTACGACACCTTCGCGGCCGACCTCGACACCGTGCTCGAAGCCCTCGACGTGCGGGATGCGGTGCTCGCCGGGTTCTCGATGGGCACCGGCGAAGTGGGCCGCTATCTCGGCAACTACGGATCGGACAGGGTGGCGAAGGCCGTGTTCCTCGCCTCGCTCGAGCCCTACCTGATCAAGACCGACGACAACCCTGCCGGCGCCGGACCGCTGGAGTTCTTCGAAGGCATCGCCGACCAAGTGCGGGCCGACCCCTACGCCTATTACACCGGCTTCTACCAGGACTTCTACAACCTGGATGAGAACCTCGGCTCACGCATCAGCGAGGAGGCCGTGCGTAACAGCTGGAATGTGGCTGCCGGTGCCAGCTCGTATGCTGCGGCCGCTGTGCCGACGACCTGGGCCAGCGATTTCCGGAAGGACATCGCGAAGATCGCGGCGCTCGACGTGCCCACGCTGATCGTGCACGGCACCGCCGACCGCATCTTGCCGATCGACGCGACCGGCCGCCCCTTCTCGGCGCTGCTGGCGAACGCCCGCTACGTCGAGATCGAGGGTGCCCCCCACGGCATGCTCTGGACCCACGCACTGGAGGTCAACGAGGCCCTGCTGGCGTTTCTAGCTGCGTGA
- a CDS encoding aldo/keto reductase codes for MQYRTLGRTGIKVTPFALGAMMLGQMGNPDRQEAIRIIHRALDGGINFVDTADRYGDSEQVVGEALRGRRDDVVLATKFWGPVDDDVNHRGASRRWIVQAVERSLRNLQTDYIDLYQLHRPDPETDIDETLSALTDLVRQGKVRAIGSSSMRGSEIVEAQWMSERRGFERFRTEQPNYSILDREIEREILPVAQRYGMGTLVYSPLAGGTLTGRYRAGQENDVFRSTRTGMNHFRDERRLAVVEQLIALAAEAGLSLAHLAMAFAIAHPGVTSAIAGPRTMEQLDDTLAGVDVSLSDDILDRIDAIVAPGESVGAMDMVYRGPEVGAPALRRRPVAQRSAA; via the coding sequence ATGCAGTACCGAACTCTCGGCCGCACCGGCATCAAGGTCACCCCGTTCGCGCTCGGCGCGATGATGCTGGGCCAGATGGGGAATCCTGATCGGCAGGAGGCCATCCGCATCATCCATCGCGCGCTCGACGGCGGCATCAATTTCGTCGACACGGCCGACCGCTACGGCGACTCGGAGCAGGTCGTCGGCGAGGCACTCAGAGGTCGCCGCGACGACGTCGTGCTGGCGACCAAGTTCTGGGGGCCCGTCGATGACGACGTCAACCACCGCGGCGCTTCACGCCGATGGATCGTGCAGGCCGTGGAGCGATCACTCCGCAACCTTCAGACCGACTACATCGACCTGTATCAGCTGCACCGACCCGATCCGGAAACCGACATCGACGAGACGCTCTCGGCGCTGACCGACCTCGTGCGGCAGGGAAAGGTGCGGGCGATCGGCTCGTCGTCGATGCGGGGGTCGGAGATCGTCGAAGCGCAGTGGATGTCGGAACGCCGCGGTTTCGAACGCTTCCGCACCGAGCAGCCCAACTACTCGATCCTCGACCGGGAGATCGAGCGGGAGATCCTTCCGGTCGCGCAGCGCTACGGCATGGGCACGCTCGTCTACAGTCCGCTCGCCGGCGGAACGCTGACCGGGAGGTATCGTGCGGGCCAGGAGAACGACGTCTTCCGCTCCACGCGCACCGGGATGAATCACTTCCGCGACGAGCGGCGGCTCGCCGTGGTCGAGCAGCTCATCGCGCTGGCGGCGGAAGCGGGGCTCAGCCTCGCGCATCTCGCGATGGCGTTCGCCATCGCTCATCCGGGCGTCACCTCGGCGATCGCCGGTCCGCGCACCATGGAGCAGCTCGACGACACGCTCGCGGGGGTCGACGTTTCGTTGTCAGACGACATCCTCGACCGTATCGACGCCATCGTCGCCCCGGGCGAGAGCGTCGGCGCCATGGACATGGTCTACCGCGGGCCGGAGGTCGGAGCCCCGGCACTGCGGCGGCGGCCGGTCGCGCAGCGTTCGGCGGCGTGA
- a CDS encoding DNA-3-methyladenine glycosylase family protein: protein MVIHPGYSLGVGAAMSAASAKMAGGRQSMTEPRGSFAIAPRGAFSLESCIRFLEGFTPAGYEAASAGTLDAAFALEGSWQVIGVRVEQVGDEVRGRVFAEHPVRRAELSVVRAQVERILSLDVDGSGFADVGERDPVIGAAQAHYPGLRPVCFWSWYEAAAWAIIGQRMRMSQAAAVKQRLAAELGETVVIDGVAHQAFPAPAALVQLTGGPGLTRAKVERLHALADAAQRHVFDSATLRALPRDEALELLQTLPGVGPFSAELILLRGAGDPDHAPVHEPRLAKAIAHAYRLDATPDATTLAELTAGWAPYRTWATLLLRAQLQEDTHEIANGGRPKG, encoded by the coding sequence GTGGTCATCCACCCAGGCTACTCGCTCGGTGTCGGTGCGGCGATGTCGGCGGCATCCGCCAAGATGGCCGGAGGGAGGCAGTCGATGACGGAGCCACGAGGATCGTTCGCGATCGCACCGCGAGGGGCGTTCTCGCTCGAGTCGTGCATCCGCTTCCTCGAAGGGTTCACGCCCGCGGGGTACGAAGCCGCTTCGGCCGGCACCCTCGATGCCGCCTTCGCTCTCGAAGGGTCGTGGCAGGTCATCGGCGTGCGCGTCGAGCAGGTCGGCGATGAGGTGCGGGGCCGCGTCTTCGCCGAGCATCCGGTGCGGCGCGCCGAGCTCTCGGTCGTGCGGGCGCAGGTCGAACGCATCCTGTCGCTCGACGTCGACGGCAGCGGATTCGCCGACGTGGGCGAACGCGACCCGGTGATCGGCGCCGCCCAGGCCCACTACCCGGGGCTCCGGCCCGTGTGCTTCTGGTCGTGGTACGAGGCGGCGGCGTGGGCCATCATCGGGCAGCGGATGCGCATGAGCCAGGCCGCGGCCGTCAAGCAGCGACTCGCAGCCGAACTCGGCGAGACCGTGGTGATCGACGGGGTCGCGCATCAGGCCTTTCCGGCGCCCGCGGCCCTGGTGCAGCTGACCGGCGGCCCCGGGCTCACCCGGGCGAAGGTCGAGCGCCTGCACGCTCTTGCCGACGCAGCGCAGCGCCACGTCTTCGACAGCGCGACCCTCCGCGCTCTCCCCCGCGACGAGGCGCTCGAGTTGCTGCAGACCCTACCGGGGGTCGGCCCGTTCTCGGCCGAACTCATTCTGCTGCGCGGCGCCGGCGATCCCGACCACGCGCCCGTGCACGAACCTCGCCTCGCGAAGGCGATCGCTCACGCCTACCGCCTCGACGCGACTCCGGATGCGACGACCCTGGCCGAGCTGACCGCCGGCTGGGCGCCCTACCGCACCTGGGCCACTCTGCTGCTGCGCGCGCAGCTCCAGGAAGACACCCACGAGATCGCGAACGGCGGCCGCCCCAAGGGGTGA
- a CDS encoding response regulator, producing the protein MTTPALAHLSGGPLDDQTIALDDGAPEELVLPYSEGQLVYLLVSQSDGTDGPATARYRFNEVSEILVEGTYNEH; encoded by the coding sequence ATGACCACACCTGCACTCGCACACCTGTCCGGCGGCCCTCTCGACGACCAGACCATCGCCCTCGACGACGGCGCCCCCGAGGAGCTCGTGCTGCCCTACAGCGAGGGCCAGCTGGTCTACCTGCTGGTCTCGCAGTCCGATGGCACCGACGGGCCCGCGACGGCGCGGTACCGCTTCAACGAGGTGTCGGAGATCCTGGTCGAGGGCACGTACAACGAGCACTGA
- the purM gene encoding phosphoribosylformylglycinamidine cyclo-ligase, translating to MSNSYAEAGVDTEAGDRAVELMKAAVQRTHGPEVLGGVGGFAGLFDVSALKGFAHPLLATSTDGVGTKVAIAQALDKHDTIGQDLVGMVVDDIVVVGAKPLFMTDYIACGRVVPERIATIVAGIARACSATGTALVGGETAEHPGLMGLDDYDVAGAAVGAVESDAVLGAERVRDGDVVLALASSGLHSNGYSLVRKILADAGLAYDSVSAEFGGVVGEVLLEPTRLYTGPLVRVLAAPALSGAIHSLSHVTGGGIAANLARVLPRGSWVEVDRSTWSPSPVFRVLSSIAGASLESSEATWNLGIGFFAVVSATQAAAVTAAIEAEGIPTWQVGTVSTAARSFEGFEQGAKGVDGGAVRLVGEYAAG from the coding sequence ATGAGCAACAGTTACGCCGAAGCCGGAGTCGACACCGAAGCGGGCGACCGCGCGGTCGAGTTGATGAAGGCGGCGGTGCAGCGCACCCATGGCCCTGAAGTGCTGGGCGGGGTGGGCGGCTTCGCCGGACTCTTCGACGTGTCGGCGCTGAAGGGTTTCGCGCATCCGCTGCTCGCCACCTCGACCGACGGCGTGGGCACCAAGGTCGCCATCGCCCAGGCCCTCGACAAGCACGACACCATCGGGCAAGACCTGGTGGGCATGGTGGTCGACGACATCGTGGTGGTGGGGGCGAAACCGCTGTTCATGACCGACTACATCGCGTGCGGCCGCGTCGTACCCGAGCGCATCGCCACCATCGTCGCCGGCATCGCGCGGGCCTGCTCCGCGACCGGAACCGCGCTGGTCGGCGGCGAGACGGCCGAGCATCCGGGGCTCATGGGCCTCGACGACTACGACGTGGCCGGCGCTGCGGTGGGTGCTGTGGAATCGGATGCGGTGCTCGGTGCCGAGCGGGTGCGCGATGGCGACGTGGTGTTGGCCCTCGCCTCGTCGGGGCTGCACTCCAACGGCTACTCCCTGGTGCGCAAGATCCTGGCCGATGCCGGGCTGGCCTACGACTCCGTCTCGGCCGAGTTCGGCGGCGTGGTCGGCGAAGTGCTGCTCGAGCCCACCCGGTTGTACACCGGCCCCCTCGTGCGCGTGCTGGCCGCCCCGGCGCTCTCCGGCGCCATCCATTCCCTCTCGCACGTCACCGGCGGCGGCATCGCGGCGAACCTCGCGCGCGTGCTGCCCCGCGGTTCGTGGGTGGAGGTCGACCGATCGACCTGGTCGCCCTCCCCGGTCTTCCGCGTGCTGTCGTCGATCGCCGGCGCCTCCCTCGAGAGCAGCGAGGCCACCTGGAACCTCGGCATCGGATTCTTCGCCGTCGTCTCGGCCACCCAGGCGGCGGCCGTCACCGCGGCGATCGAGGCCGAGGGCATCCCGACCTGGCAGGTGGGCACGGTGTCGACCGCTGCCCGTTCGTTCGAGGGCTTCGAGCAGGGCGCCAAGGGCGTCGACGGCGGCGCCGTGCGCCTCGTCGGGGAGTACGCGGCCGGCTGA
- a CDS encoding alpha/beta fold hydrolase has product MSRIHDLAESLRDPRAPLLHVASDNRREGHDPRPVVVMIHGIASSSATFFFVTPLIEEEHRVITIDLLGFGGSPQPEKAEYTLEEHVAAIAHTVRSLHLEAPFTLVGHSLGCLIGSRYTATHESHVDKLVLVSPPVYLSPSEIGDPRVRLRMQGYLQAYHYFRENKDFTIAHAALVSRFLPVEHVMEITEQNWNPFVKSLEHCIESQTVISDLARVDVPVEVVYGRLDEFLVPANLAIIEKMRNVTSHVVNVSDHMIRKPMARVVASAIG; this is encoded by the coding sequence ATGTCGAGGATTCACGATCTGGCGGAGAGTCTGCGCGACCCGCGCGCCCCGTTGCTGCACGTCGCCTCCGACAACCGGCGCGAAGGGCATGATCCTCGCCCGGTGGTGGTGATGATCCACGGCATCGCCTCGTCGTCGGCGACCTTCTTCTTCGTCACACCGCTGATCGAAGAAGAACACCGCGTCATCACCATCGACCTGCTCGGCTTCGGCGGGTCGCCGCAGCCCGAGAAGGCCGAGTACACCCTCGAGGAACACGTGGCTGCGATCGCCCACACGGTGCGTTCGCTGCACCTCGAGGCGCCGTTCACGCTGGTCGGGCACTCGCTCGGCTGCCTGATCGGAAGCCGCTACACCGCCACCCACGAATCACATGTGGACAAGCTCGTTCTGGTGAGCCCGCCGGTGTACCTCTCGCCGTCGGAGATCGGCGATCCGCGGGTGAGGCTCCGGATGCAGGGCTACCTGCAGGCGTATCACTACTTTCGCGAAAACAAAGACTTCACCATCGCCCACGCCGCCCTCGTCTCGCGGTTCCTGCCCGTGGAACACGTGATGGAGATCACCGAACAGAACTGGAACCCGTTCGTGAAATCGCTCGAGCACTGCATCGAGTCGCAGACGGTGATCAGCGACCTGGCCCGGGTGGACGTGCCGGTCGAGGTGGTCTACGGACGGCTCGACGAATTCCTCGTTCCGGCAAACCTTGCGATCATCGAGAAGATGCGCAACGTCACCAGCCACGTCGTGAACGTGAGCGACCACATGATCCGCAAGCCGATGGCGCGGGTGGTCGCCAGCGCCATCGGCTGA